A window of the Pyrodictium abyssi genome harbors these coding sequences:
- the arcC gene encoding carbamate kinase: protein MDRLLVVALGGNAFARKGEGLSSQWRSVRIAAEAVAGLVEKGYRVVVTHGNGPQVGALLEWMYRASRSPGEPLSMDVAVAMTQGWLGYMLQQAIGNALEERGRPRRVAALVTQVLVSRSDPAFREPSKPIGPYYARDEAERLARETGWVFRPDPRGGYRRVVPSPRPASVVELEAVRTLLEAGYVVIAAGGGGVPVVRSRAWLHGVEAVVDKDYASSLLAQALGAQALLILTDVPYVYRNYGRPGQKPLERLTASEARRLLEEGEFPPGSMGPKVEAAVEFVEARARAGCMDCYAAIGRLEDAALVAEGERGTRILPG, encoded by the coding sequence ATGGACAGGCTTCTCGTGGTCGCACTCGGGGGTAACGCCTTCGCGAGGAAGGGTGAGGGGCTTAGTAGCCAGTGGCGCAGCGTAAGGATAGCCGCTGAGGCTGTCGCAGGGCTCGTCGAGAAGGGCTACAGGGTGGTAGTGACGCATGGCAACGGGCCGCAGGTGGGTGCGCTCCTGGAGTGGATGTACAGGGCCTCACGCAGCCCTGGAGAGCCACTCTCCATGGACGTGGCCGTGGCTATGACGCAGGGATGGCTCGGCTACATGCTCCAGCAGGCCATAGGGAACGCTCTGGAGGAGCGTGGGAGGCCCCGCCGGGTGGCGGCGCTCGTGACCCAGGTGCTCGTAAGCCGCAGCGACCCCGCGTTCCGGGAGCCGAGCAAGCCCATAGGCCCCTACTACGCACGCGACGAGGCTGAGCGCCTCGCCAGGGAGACGGGCTGGGTGTTCCGCCCGGACCCTCGGGGCGGCTACCGCCGCGTAGTCCCGAGCCCCCGGCCAGCCAGCGTAGTAGAGCTCGAGGCTGTCAGGACGCTGCTCGAGGCGGGCTACGTTGTGATAGCTGCAGGGGGCGGCGGCGTGCCCGTGGTCCGGAGCAGAGCATGGCTCCACGGCGTAGAGGCCGTCGTGGACAAGGACTATGCCTCTAGCCTCCTAGCCCAGGCTCTCGGGGCCCAGGCGCTCCTCATACTCACCGACGTGCCCTACGTCTACAGGAACTACGGCAGGCCGGGCCAAAAGCCCCTAGAGAGGCTGACAGCCAGCGAGGCCCGGCGCCTCCTCGAGGAGGGCGAGTTCCCGCCGGGCAGTATGGGCCCAAAGGTGGAGGCAGCTGTAGAGTTCGTGGAGGCCCGCGCCAGAGCCGGCTGCATGGACTGCTACGCTGCTATAGGCCGGCTAGAGGACGCCGCCCTCGTAGCAGAGGGGGAGAGGGGCACAAGGATACT